A region from the Chelmon rostratus isolate fCheRos1 chromosome 6, fCheRos1.pri, whole genome shotgun sequence genome encodes:
- the tead1a gene encoding transcriptional enhancer factor TEF-1a, which translates to MERSSWSGSESAGEDMDRLSDSGGDKTMDGDPEGVWSPDIEQSFQEALAIYPPCGRRKIILSDEGKMYGRNELIARYIKLRTGKTRTRKQVSSHIQVLARRKSREFQSKLKDQNAKEKALQSISSMSSAQIVSATAIHSKLLPGIVRASFPGNAQLWQGMIPGGQSSSTTEDIKPFSQQAYSVQTAGTTTISGYEPPTAAQTHREPAWQGRSIGTTKLRLVEFSSFLETQRDQEAYNKHLFVHISQSSPSYSDPLLECVDIRQIYDKFPEKKGGLKELFGKGPQNAFYLIKFWADLNHNMQDDPAAFYGVTSQYESSENMTITCSTKVCSFGKQVVEKVETEYARFENGRFVYRISRSPMCEYMINFIHKLKHLPEKYMMNSVLENFTILLVVSNRDTQETLLCMACVFEVSNNEHGAQHHIYRLIKE; encoded by the exons ATGGAGCGCAGTAGCTGGAGCGGCAGTGAGAGTGCAGGGGAGGACATGGACAGACTGAGTGACTCAGGAGGAGATAAGACCATGGATGGGGACCCTGAGGGGGTCTGGAGCCCTGACATCGAGCAGAGCTTCCAGGAGGCCCTGGCCATCTACCCGCCCTGTGGAAGGAGGAAGATTATACTGTCCGATGAAGGAAAGATGTACG GTCGAAATGAGCTGATAGCCCGATACATCAAGCTCCGAACAGGCAAGACGCGGACAAGGAAACAG gtaTCCAGTCACATCCAGGTCTTAGCCAGAAGAAAATCCAGGGAGTTTCAATCCAAACTAAAG GACCAGAACGCCAAGGAGAAGGCTCTGCAGAGCATCTCCTCCATGTCCTCGGCTCAGATCGTCTCAGCCACCGCCATACACAGCAAGCTCCTGCCTGGAATAGTACGAGCCAGCTTCCCCGGCAACGCACAG CTGTGGCAGGGGATGATTCCTGGAGGACAGTCCAGCTCCACCACAGAAGA TATCAAGCCGTTCTCTCAGCAAGCCTACTCCGTGCAGACAGCAGGGACCACCACAATCTCAG GCTACGAGCCTCCCACTGCAGcccaaacacacagagagccgGCGTGGCAGGGTCGCTCCATCGGCACCACCAAACTACGACTGGTGGAGTTCTCATCTTTcctggagacacagagggaccAAGAGGCA TACAACAAGCACCTGTTTGTGCACATCAGCCAGAGCAGCCCGAGCTACAGCGACCCCCTGCTGGAGTGCGTGGACATCAGGCAGATCTACGACAAGTTCCCAGAGAAGAAGGGGGGCCTCAAGGAGCTGTTCGGCAAGGGCCCGCAGAACGCTTTCTACCTGATCAAGTTCTGG GCCGACCTGAATCACAACATGCAGGATGATCCCGCCGCCTTCTACGGCGTCACCAGCCAATACGAGAGCTCGGAGAACATGACCATCACCTGCTCCACCAAGGTCTGCTCCTTCGGCAAGCAGGTGGTCgagaaggtggag acGGAGTACGCAAGGTTTGAAAACGGGCGCTTCGTCTACAGAATCAGTCGCTCGCCCATGTGTGAATACATGATCAACTTCATCCACAAGCTCAAGCACCTGCCTGAGAAATACATGATGAACAGTGTGCTGGAGAACTTCACTATTCTGCTG gTTGTGAGCAACAGAGACACTCAGGAGACCTTGCTGTGTATGGCGTGTGTATTCGAGGTGTCCAACAACGAGCATGGAGCACAGCACCACATCTATCGACTCATCAAGGAATAA
- the LOC121607981 gene encoding ras association domain-containing protein 10-like, producing the protein MEPEEGKISVWVCREEKLVSGLTKRTTCADVVKVLLEDQNLQQGASAAMLSSSPQSYCVVEKWRGFERILPNKTKILRLWSAWGDEQENVRFVLVKNDASLPNNGPRSAEARVVQSRESGGPGGGLKGTARSCWTAAAAAANLSQEKQRRIVRKAFRKLDKMNKKKEQTVSKDKGSVEKMETLVHLVISQDHTIRQQIQRIKELDREIERCEAKVHFDRIKRHGVNYVQDTYMVDSSTEPPASSDCKRKAERQDARCTVEALAQFEEYARRCEEVVRLQEELTEREALVESITGEIQEELNRRWMKRRREERGAEAAKDSDCVAEEICLAASAAPAVEPDVESLSENELALEEERIKTQLDTSLYIGLRLKTDLDAIRGDLNLSLALWETKESELLDLLAKVESMEIEQVNSKLTVTDDGKAELSAVSTEAEPASSEKSSGWVEQARGLSKACNTNDEDSDTGLSSMHSQDSDNPPVCESLV; encoded by the coding sequence ATGGAGCCGGAGGAGGGGAAGATCTCCGTGTGGGTCTGTCGGGAGGAGAAGCTGGTCTCCGGTCTGACGAAGCGCACCACCTGCGCCGACGTGGTGAAAGTCCTGCTGGAGGACCAGAACCTGCAGCAGGGAGCCTCTGCGGCGATGCTGTCCAGCTCCCCGCAGTCCTACTGCGTGGTGGAGAAATGGAGGGGCTTCGAGAGGATTCTAcccaacaaaaccaaaatcctCCGGCTGTGGAGCGCCTGGGGGGACGAGCAGGAGAATGTCCGCTTCGTCCTGGTGAAGAACGACGCGTCGCTGCCCAACAACGGACCCCGCAGCGCCGAGGCCCGTGTGGTCCAGAGCCGGGAGAGTGGCGGTCCCGGCGGGGGGCTCAAAGGCACCGCCAGGAGCTGCTGGACCGCCGCGGCTGCCGCCGCTAACCTGTCCCAGGAGAAACAGAGGCGCATAGTCAGGAAGGCTTTCAGGAAGCTGGATAAgatgaacaaaaagaaagaacagactGTTTCGAAGGACAAGGGCTCCGTGGAGAAGATGGAGACGCTGGTTCACTTGGTGATCTCCCAGGACCACACCATCCGCCAGCAGATCCAGAGGATCAAGGAGCTGGACCGGGAGATCGAGCGGTGCGAGGCCAAAGTGCACTTCGACCGCATCAAGAGACACGGGGTGAACTATGTGCAGGACACATACATGGTGGACTCCTCCACGGAGCCCCCCGCTTCCTCGGACTGTAAGCGCAAAGCGGAGCGGCAGGACGCGCGGTGCACGGTGGAGGCGCTCGCGCAGTTCGAGGAGTACGCGCGCCGGTGTGAAGAGGTGGTGCGGCTCCAGGAGGAGCTGACGGAGCGCGAGGCGCTCGTGGAGAGCATCACCGGGGAGATCCAGGAGGAGCTGAACCGGCGGTGGATGAAACGACGgcgggaggagagaggagcggaGGCTGCGAAGGACTCAGACTGCGTCGCAGAGGAGATTTGCCTGGCCGCGTCCGCCGCTCCAGCTGTGGAACCAGATGTGGAAAGTTTGTCTGAGAACGAGCTggcgctggaggaggagaggatcaAGACGCAGCTGGACACAAGTCTGTACATCGGCCTGCGGCTGAAGACAGACCTGGACGCCATCAGGGGGGACTTGAACCTGAGTCTGGCACTCTGGGAGACCAAGGAGAGCGAACTTCTGGACCTACTGGCCAAAGTTGAGAGCATGGAGATAGAGCAGGTGAACAGCAAGCTGACGGTGACCGATGATGGTAAGGCAGAGCTGAGTGCGGTGAGCACTGAGGCTGAGCCGGCATCATCAGAGAAGAGCAGCGGCTGGGTGGAGCAGGCCAGGGGTCTGTCCAAGGCCTGCAACACAAACGATGAGGACTCAGACACGGGCCTGAGCTCCATGCACAGCCAGGACTCTGACAACCCACCTGTGTGCGAGTCTCTCGTATAG